Below is a genomic region from Helianthus annuus cultivar XRQ/B chromosome 2, HanXRQr2.0-SUNRISE, whole genome shotgun sequence.
GTCAACTTGCTACTTTTCAATTGTGTCAGGGCTAATCTTCAAGACAAGTTGGTCCATCAGAAACTTAGATGACCGGCTTACCAGAATTCTGATGAAACTGATCATCAGAAATTCAGActtaccagattctgataataAATACTAGATTTATTATCAGACTTATCAGAATGGTCTTTTCTAATCGTTTTCTTTGTCTTGATCACTTCCTGATATTTAGTTGAAGATGTGTCTTTCGTTTTTTCTTGTCCTGTTATCATGTAGGCACCTTTTTATTGATCTTTCTTGACTGTGTCTTCAGCATATGATCAGGTTGATCATCtctttcttcaatacttacattAAAGTTTCCTAACAGAATATTACATTGAAACATCTTtgttttaaatttattaaaaGTTAAAAAGATCTTGAATTAATTACATGTCTAATGGCTGTCAACTACAGTTTATATAGGCAACGAACAACACTTAACGCTTTAACGACTCTAAAATGTTGCCAATAATAACATGATGATGTTTTTTCATTATTGTATCGTATTTTTATAATGTGATGAACCTAGCCTGACCCGAATTGTCGAACCGACCCGAAAGTTTTGTATGTTCGGAAATATAAAATTGGAACATTTAAAAAGTGAACCCATTGGAAAAAAATTCCTGGATCCGTCACTGACCTTTGGTCACCTGATATATCGTAACTAGATGGACTCTTATATCTGTATAGAAAGAACATAACACATCAAATGtaaataaaatttaacaaaatcATATGTTGAAACATAATGATCAATGTGGAAATCAACTATAAACGTGTTTCTAATAGTAAGGTATTACAGTGACATTGTATCCGATAACTGCGTTGATTTGATCCATCGAGTGTGTCTTTGCGAGAGCAAAACCACGAGCCATCCTAAAAACTCCCGTACCTCCCACAACGGGCATCTCTCGAACTTCACTCATGACAGGGTTCCGGCCCACGATGCTAAGCGAGCTGCCGTTGTAGATTCCCGAAACAAAGTTGTACGTAAGGGTCATGAGGAGGCTGAACTCGTTTTCCTGGGATGACATCGCGTAGAGCCCCTGGGCTCGTCCGATAAGGGTCGAGTTGGGTTCAGGAGTGGCAGTGAGGGAGTTATCCATAACATAAATCCATCCGAACCCGAACATGGCTCCCATGTCAGACGTGGAGTTCATGGGTTGACCAGCAACGCGAACAGCCGACGGGTTGGATCCACCCGGGGTGTCGTGCATGTAGAATTGGATATGGGTTGCGTTGCGTTTTCTCGCCTCGGACATGGAGGCCGTGAAAACGACAACTAAAACTAAGCACAGTAATATTTTTGTGTAAGCCATGTGTAGATGTGATCTTCAAACAAGTGCTTCTTTGGTTTTGTGGTTTATTACAATTTGTGTCCATGTGCTCGTATATATACAATATGTCTTCTGGCGTGGAAATAGGGTTAGGTTGACCAGTACGGTGTCAAATTTGGAAAAATATACACACTCTCAATTAAACATGGAACTACGTGTCTTTAAAGTCGTATATTGGTGAAAAGAAGACCAGAATACGGAAATTTATGAAGTTTTGCGTTGAATATATGGAAGCTTCTGgccaaaattcaaaattcaagaCAAGTCACTAGCAAACAATATTTCTAGGACTTTTTAGGAATAGAATCGACGTATCTAACACTTTGAAAGAAATAAATTAAACTATTCTTACACTTGAATTTTCAAAACCATGAAGGCTACCGCTACGGTTCCAGATCTTTTTACTCTACATTACTGTTACATCACAAAAAGTCCCTCTACTATGAATTCACTCATTTGAATCCACATAACCTCACCTCAAGCAGTTTTTAATAATTACTCATTTAataatgatgaaacaatggttaaccaggtggggttaacacactggtctcgtcaaaaagggttaatcccttcctgcAGAGaatcgctggctggatcgtccgccggttgatctcctgcacaaggaaacaagccgtgactcgtaacaaggaggatttggtggggggtgctccttgttaccactctccggcgagagaatcagtaatttgcttgggaagcaaagtgtgatagtagtagtagtgagagagttgtgaagagatacctcaaacctggtttggggttggtatttatagccgaggagggAAGGAGGAGCTGAgaggacagactgacgacgtgtgtcacaccctggctttgcggaagcgtggttaatttggtgttacttcttaataccatagcttaatcataacaaagctatatgaattaaaaacatgcaagaatcatccattaagttttaaaaccaaacatagtatcattGTTTAAACGGAACAACACTCTaataaccataacattgtttcccaaacaaaacaacttaaacataacataaacacagtttaaggactgtgacttgtccaggaaagagtcacattccctaaaccccggatgaccttggaaactagtgcagcgggaaaacgtgccataccgtgccagatcttttaattccctgaaatacatgtaagttgaaaaatcaacaataatgttgagcgagttcatgtgtaagtgagtaaataaacctttgtagttatcaaaatcctggtatgtagcaaataaggaaaaagagatcaccaatggcttgcaaggccattgatatgtgtgaaatgcaagtaggaaggctcaaacctagcagatttatgcgtcgggtacaaagtcatcccaaggtccgttatgctgggcctgggactgggctcgctacacccaaatagatctatcgctcctgcccctcggtcctaccctgaggattaatgacctcaagtttccgcctacccattcacatgatctaaaaagtaaccctccttacgctaaccataccatgtataaagtaatcataaacattgtaacatgtatttcacccccgcagtttagaaaactgaaaacagttaagagaaaagggggacatgaactcacagtcagtgcgtctctaccaagtactccgaatgtcagctgtgcgacgacctacatgtactaattctattagacggatggccgtgccttagctttatagtttaggtttttgggaaatagttagacaactatttcgtgtttatattttgcatgtacttggtagttaatctccttcccaaggatgggggatttaatacatgtgcattcaatttataatattaagtctcacttaatatatcttcattccaaatataaatatttttctcaaaaatattatatttccatttcacataatttttcgccaaaaataatacattgataaaatatacgttca
It encodes:
- the LOC110904489 gene encoding dirigent protein 23 codes for the protein MAYTKILLCLVLVVVFTASMSEARKRNATHIQFYMHDTPGGSNPSAVRVAGQPMNSTSDMGAMFGFGWIYVMDNSLTATPEPNSTLIGRAQGLYAMSSQENEFSLLMTLTYNFVSGIYNGSSLSIVGRNPVMSEVREMPVVGGTGVFRMARGFALAKTHSMDQINAVIGYNVTVIPYY